aaataaattaaacccaATAATTGATTCAGGAGATTGAACATAAAAATCCACGAGGAAGACCTAAAAAGCAGTCGAAAATTACCAACGCGAGCATAAGTTCCTTCGGGGATAGCGATGCTCAGATCCGTGGGTATCAGGGCTTTGCCTCTGGCGGGCACTTTAGTCTCCGCCGCACTACAAAATCGGATCAAATAACTACAATAAACAAACAGCACGTGCAATCTTTCCGTTGCATATTATGGCGTAAGCAAGTATACCTGGAAAGATCGTAGCCTGCGGAAAGAGGAGAACCCCTCAAAGGCAAAATTGCCTTCTCCGAAAGCTTTTTGACCCGTAAAAATGGAGGAATTTCACAAGGCTTGTTTTCACAATCGACACTTTGCGTAAGGTTCGCAATTTTGGCGGATGGCCCTTTGATTTCCGGGCTGTGGTCTTGGTTATCAGCCGCTTGAGCCATTTTCGGTGCAAGAAAACAGATGTCGCAAGATGGCTTTGAACGAACTCGCAACGGCTTAGGGTTTCGGAGGTGAGAAAGAATTGCACGGGTGATTAAAAATACGCGGAATTGATGAAGAAAATGGCGCCAATTTGTTCCCGCCATTTCTCAAGGTGTGTCATCCAACTCAATTTCAGATGAGTTAATTACGTTCGCACCCCATATTTTTgccttaattattaatacttaatataaaattaggaaTGACAACGGGATGAGTAcgaaaaaatactatatacaaaatcaaatcaaggaatataacattaaaaatttgatcatcaaggaattataattatctataatattatacattattttatagttctattcatataaatgttaaaaaaataaaataaaatatatacagtGTGAATTGGGGTGGACTCGAGATCCACTCGACTCAAATAGAACCCGCTATTTATTCCATTAcatgattaattgaaaatttataattttttaaattaataaattgtaatttttaatctcaATAAACCATACCTcctttcatatttaaatataaactcTCACACTTATGATTATACACATGGAGCtgccaattaatttttttttatatacatatactaatttaaaattttattttttaattaaataatattaattttttaaataataatattaagaggagggatatttattaaatgatcattaactatttataattttttatagttatgaGGAATCTTATTAACTCtaatttacccaaattttGATGATGCTTCTAAAGAATTAATGTTTTAGATGAGTTAATATTgttacatttaataaattgccTAACATCCCTTTGGACC
The window above is part of the Sesamum indicum cultivar Zhongzhi No. 13 linkage group LG7, S_indicum_v1.0, whole genome shotgun sequence genome. Proteins encoded here:
- the LOC105166152 gene encoding deoxyuridine 5'-triphosphate nucleotidohydrolase yields the protein MAQAADNQDHSPEIKGPSAKIANLTQSVDCENKPCEIPPFLRVKKLSEKAILPLRGSPLSAGYDLSSAAETKVPARGKALIPTDLSIAIPEGTYARVAPRSGLAWKHTIDVGAGVIDADYRGPVGVILFNHSDVDFEVKAGDRIAQLIIEKIVTPEVTEVDDLDSTHRGFGGFGSTGV